In Brachypodium distachyon strain Bd21 chromosome 2, Brachypodium_distachyon_v3.0, whole genome shotgun sequence, one genomic interval encodes:
- the LOC100844662 gene encoding jasmonic acid-amido synthetase JAR2, with product MLEKKAGSEFSGEKVIAEFERLTRDAANVQRETLRRILGENAAAEYLQKLGLAGRTDAGSFRACVPLATHADFEPYIDRIADGDDSPVLTAKPVTSISLSSGTTQGKRKYLLFNEELVKSTMQIYRTSYAFRNREFPVEKGGKALQFIYSSREFTTKGGLTATTATTNVYRSEAFKATMRDVQSQCSSPDEVIFEAATGDFAQSLYCHLLCGLHSRAQVQSVTATFAHSVVLAFQTFERVWEELCADIRRGSPSPTRVTSPALRRAVSARLARPDPALADAVGRACAGLSNWYGVIPALWPNAKYVYGIMTGSMEHYVRKLRHYAGGLPLVAAEYGASEGWIGANVDPGVAPESATFTVLPDIGFFEFIPLGSGCSTTADACCGEEEPVGLTEVVVGEHYEVVMTTFAGLYRYRLGDVVQVAGFHNATPKLRFICRRNLVLSINIDKNSEQDLQLAVDRAAAKALAAEKLEVVDYTSYADMSSDPAHYVVFFELNNADAGHDDALRACCDELDRAFADPGYVGSRRSRAIGPLELRVLQRGTFHRVLRHYLSLGAPVSQFKSPRCVARSNAGVLQILAGSTAKVFFSAAYD from the exons atgttggagaagaaggctggCAGCGAGTTCAGCGGGGAGAAAGTGATCGCGGAGTTCGAGCGGCTGACGCGGGACGCCGCCAATGTGCAGCGGGAGACGCTGCGGCGGATCCTGGGCgagaacgccgccgccgagtaCCTGCAGAAGCTGGGCCTCGCCGGGCGCACCGACGCCGGCAGCTTCCGCGCCTGCGTGCCGCTCGCCACGCACGCCGACTTCGAGCCCTACATTGACCGCAtcgccgacggcgacgactCCCCCGTCCTCACCGCCAAGCCCGTCACCTCCATCTCCCTAAG CTCGGGCACGACGCAGGGGAAGCGCAAGTACCTGCTGTTCAACGAGGAGCTCGTCAAGTCCACGATGCAGATATACCGGACCTCCTACGCTTTCAGGAACAG GGAGTTCCCCGTGGAGAAGGGCGGCAAGGCGCTGCAGTTCATCTACAGCAGCCGCGAGTTCACGACGAAAGGCGGGctgacggcgacgacggcgacgaccaACGTGTACCGCAGCGAGGCGTTCAAGGCGACGATGCGGGACGTGCAGTCGCAGTGCAGCAGCCCGGACGAGGTCATCTTCGAGGCCGCGACGGGGGACTTCGCGCAGTCGCTCTACTGCCACCTCCTCTGCGGCCTGCATTCCCGGGCCCAGGTGCAGTCGGTGACCGCCACGTTCGCCCACAGCGTCGTGCTGGCGTTCCAGACCTTCGAGCGCGTCTGGGAGGAGCTCTGCGCCGACATCCGCCGGGGCTCCCCCTCGCCGACGCGTGTCACCTCGCCGGCGCTCAGGCGGGCCGTGTCGGCCCGCCTCGCCCGGCCCGACCCGGCGCTGGCCGACGCCGTGGGCCGGGCCTGCGCCGGGCTGAGCAACTGGTACGGGGTGATCCCGGCGCTGTGGCCCAACGCCAAGTACGTGTACGGCATCATGACGGGGTCCATGGAGCACTACGTCAGGAAGCTCCGGCACTACGCGGGGGGTTTGCCGCTGGTGGCCGCGGAGTACGGCGCGTCCGAAGGGTGGATTGGGGCGAACGTCGACCCCGGGGTGGCGCCGGAGTCGGCCACGTTCACCGTGCTGCCTGACATCGGCTTCTTCGAGTTCATCCCTCTCGGGTCCGGCTGCAGTACGACGGCTGACGCGTGctgcggcgaggaggagccggtCGGGCTGACGGAGGTCGTCGTCGGCGAGCACTACGAGGTTGTCATGACCACCTTCGCAG GATTGTACCGGTACCGGCTGGGGGACGTGGTGCAGGTGGCCGGGTTCCACAACGCGACGCCGAAGCTGAGGTTCATCTGCCGGCGGAACCTGGTGCTGTCCATCAACATCGACAAGAACAGCGAGCAGGACCTGCAGCTGGCCGTGGACCGCGCGGCCGCAAAGGCCCTCGCCGCCGAGAagctggaggtggtggactACACGAGCTACGCCGACATGTCGTCGGACCCGGCCCACTACGTCGTCTTCTTCGAGCTCAACAACGCCGACGCCGGCCACGACGACGCGCTGCGGGCCTGCTGCGACGAGCTGGACCGGGCCTTCGCGGACCCGGGCTACGTGGGCTCGCGCAGGTCCCGCGCCATCGGCCCGCTCGAGCTGCGGGTGCTGCAGCGGGGCACGTTCCACAGGGTGCTGCGGCATTACCTCTCGCT